A window of Colletes latitarsis isolate SP2378_abdomen chromosome 11, iyColLati1, whole genome shotgun sequence genomic DNA:
CTCTGGGGCCACGAGAGAGCTACGGGATATGGAAACCGAGAGAACAACGAGCCAACCAGCAAAAAGGAACCACTTATGGTTGATGTCCGGAAGGATTCTCTGTACATATGCATTCGAAAACTTTACGTCTCAATATTTGGAAAAAGAATAGAAAACATGTTCAGCTAAGAAATACAACTGTAACTGTTTTAAGGAgcctgtatatttatttaattaaaaatctgttTTTTCCCCGAGAAAGAATTGATATCTAAAAATTGACCAGAAAGAATTGCCCCCCATATTTGAGTTAAGATTGTATACTCTTCTGCATTTTTAATTCTCTAAATTTCGAATAATACGTAATTTTGAggctttaaattatttttttatggatTATAAATGGCAAGAAATGGAACAAAATCTTTGAGATTTGGATTTTTCTTTTGCAAAGCTCGTTCTCTTGGCTTCCCTCGGTTAATGTTAGTAAAAGTACAGGTCCGTTGGTGCGAGTATCGTTTCATTCTAAAAACAAAGATACGAGGAATCGGGAGAAATCAAGAATCCACAATTAAAAAAGGCGCCAATGTTATTTGTGACTTGGTGAAACAGTTTCTAGCCAGATGCTTGGTTCCACCGTCCATTCTCTCCTAGGGGACCTGTGCAAACATGTTAATGGTAATTTGCCACGTGCCGACGATCCACATTATTAACAAAACATAGACGTATCCCAGTAAGTGCAACATTATCACCGGGTACCATTTTCCAATGTGCTCCGATACTCgctataatttttaacaaatttacatTCAATGTATTTGTGGGGCTTTCTTCACTTTACGAAGTTAATGAACAACtattcgaatattcttagaatttctaaatattctttatcaaaatacgcgttgtttacactttgaaactttaaaatcctccaatccgttcaggagttatgattttttatatttacgcATCTGGCCacgcattatattttcggtaaacaatttttttcttgaaaatgcgtaggattccgggggtatgtctattcataaaaaatgattgtaatcgacccctgtaatcgaaaataatttttccagaagaatttgaaattttttaattttgtcgaaaaatttcacaccttcttgaattttttttctcgaaaatgcgtaggattttgggggtaagtctattcaccaaagatgattgtggttgacccccgcaaccgaaaataatttttttagaacgatttgaaaaagttttttttccctcgaaaaatttcgcttcttctcgaatttttttctccaaaatggttaagatttcgaggttatatctattgaccaaaaatgattgtaattaacccccgcaaccgaaaataattttttcagaccgatttgaaatttttttttttcgtcgaaaaatttaggcacctaccccctgtcaacttttcttaaaaattcgttttcgatttttaataaatttatttgacactgtacggaaatgttatctagtactttttcgtaggtatccatgagctctactacaggactaaatttcaatgaaatacattcactattataggagttatggtcgtttgaaaattggaccacttttatgggggttttctcactttacggagttaaggaacaacttttcgaacattcttagaatttctccaTATtattcgccaaaatacgcgtcgtttgcatttcgaaacattaaaattctccaatccgttcaggagttacgattttttaaacatgttaggtctattcgTACACGTCTGTGCCTGAACCTTCGAAATTGTACAATAAATGAAAACCGAAAGGGGTTGAAAACGCGAGTAGCGGAGCACACGGGGCTGTTAGTCTCCCGAGGGTGTCAGCGAGACATTATCTTTGTTTCTcgagtcttttttttttgttgaaaataCCAGGTACCTCCGAGGTCTCTTCAACGAAGGTGATATTCGTCTTGACGCCCAGAGGCCAGACAACGTGAAGCTGATCTTTGTTCAGCTGTAGCAAGAATACGATCAGTACGAACAACGCATTGAACATAAAAAACGCAAAGACGCTCTTGTTTCGCAGCTCGATCAAGTCGCCGGCAATTCGAGCCTGTCGTGGAACAAGGAAGAGACAAAAAGAAACACACACGTtagaaaatatgtaaaaaaaaaatacgctcCGTCCAATCGTTGTCCACTCCTCGACGGATCCACACCTAAGTCGCAGTCTCGGTACGCGTTCGACTCCAAAACTTTTATCGAGACGCGCGTCGAGGAACTCACACAGAGTTTGAATCATTTAAACAGTCTCGTCACCAATGGGGTACGAAACTATTCGAAAACTCTGCGCTGTTCGTTCGATTCCCGAAAATTTAAGCGCTCTGCCAGGACCTGGGCGTTGGGGGGCAATCTTCGAAatacattattttaatattaatcttcAGAGTCGTTTGGAAAATAATCTATTTCGAGACGACGTAATCCTATCACGTGGAGAATGAATTTATATCAGTAATATTAATATTCTCATATATTATCGAGacattttttttattgagaCACGAATGTTATCTTCTTGTCATAAACAGTATTTTGATCAATCGAAATACATTGAAATATTAACAAATTGAAGTAAATTTCGCCCAGGTCTGTTGAACGCCAGCAGAGGAACAGTCGATCGAAAGACATTGCTTTTAGGGGGGGGATGAAGCGTAAGGAGCTGGATAACTCGACATGGACGGAGCGGTCTTTACCTCCTGCAATATTTCGTTATAGGTGATGTTCGACTTGATACCGAATGGCCACTTCACGTGCAACAAGTCTTTGTTTAATTGCAGCAAAAAGACGATCAGGACGAAGAGGGCATTCAGCATAAAAAACGCGAACACACTCTGGTCTCGTAGGTCCCTTAGATCTTTGGCGATTCGTGCCTGATGCAAGCAGCATGGATCGATTATTCTTTTATTTGACTATTACGCTGTAAATTTCCTTCTTTTCATTTCTGATCAATCCTCTATTTCCATAACAATATCTACAAGACTTTTCTTTCATTACTAATTCGACAtattcaatttttcaaaatttaagaCTTGATACGAAATTATTGGCAAAATTAGGGTTGAAACTATTGTTTGCAATTATTAAAAGATTGATTACAATTTTAAAAAGTAACttgataggaatgtggtatattCTTAGGTTGGCTAAAACTTTTTTTTCTACGATCGACAAGAAATTATAGATCGTATACGGTGATCAAAAATATGGTTCAGAAGAGGTTTATGGTTAGTGGTTACTGTAATTTTGTCTTTGATAAATTCTTTGCCTTGAGTGctcgtataaataaatatcaaatACCGATAACAGTAATGGAATCGAAGCTGAGGTTCTCGAACTCGTACGATTACGATAAATTCTACAGAATTTACAGATACGAAATTTGAATTGTAAATTTTCGAAAAATGATACTTGTCTAGCATTTCAAATTTTGAAAGAAAGGAAACACGGGGCAAAAAATGAATTCGAAAGAATTACAGTTACACAGGCTGTTCGCTCTATTATTgaccgattttctcgaaaactatcgcgagtataaaaaaataaaagaggaAAAAACTGTACAATTTTTTACAGTCGATAGGTCAGTGCATttcaatttcgcatatttgcaTCGTTTCTCGAGAAACGAaaactatttttttattaaaaataaatagataCTCTTCTAGAGTTTACAGAAAATCCGAAATGTTGAGTAAAACCAATATTTCCTATCCAAACACAAACTATAAAATActcaaaatatacatataaagatGTAGGATATATCTGACCCTACTTGACCTCTCCATTGGCACAAAAAAAAGACATCTCCGtttctaaatataatataaatacgcaAAATTGAAATGCACCGTCCCTATCGAGCATAAGGGAAATCGTGAAACTCGATCCtcttatatttttcataatttttgaaaaaatttctgGCTAATAATAGCGTGAGGATTCCTGTACTGTTGATTCGGTGATATTTACCTTCTCCGCCTTGTCCTCGTCTATGGGGTAGAGATACTTTTCCAGAAGGTCCTTCCAGAATTGTTCCTCCTGGAGCGACAGGACCTCGATCTCGCCCTTTTTCAAACCGTCGTCGCTCAGCCAATAGGGGCGGCTGAGGAAGTTGCTGCCCTCGCGATTGGCTTCCGTGTGTTGACTAGTCACTGTCTCTGTGTCGCTGTGGCATTCTTGGTCCTCCTCGCCGATGACACGCAGATGATCGGCGCTTCGAGAACCAACCGAGGACGCTCGTCGACGACTCGCGTTCGCGTGTCCGTGCGGATCCAAAACCCTAAACAATTGTCACATTCGAACCGAAAACACAGTTTAATTTGCGCGACcacgcgtttaattaataagacCATTTTTCAAGGAAGTTCAATCGAAGATGGACGAACCTTTCCATGGTTTCCAAACGTTTGCCAAGCTGATCCAAGGATTCAGCGATGGCGACCAGCTGTTGTTTCTCGTTAGAAGCTTGACCGTGGGTGCAGAACATGCATTTGAACAGCCCCGCTAGGGATATTTCAATAGATCCTTCTTCGTCGTCGTTCGAACCGACGCCATTTTGAAGGAAACCTAGCAGAGACTTTTGTTTCGCTTTTCTCTTCGCCTCCTCGGCTTCCCGTTTCTCCTGTTCAAGTTCCTACGGATTCAACGACAGTAACGTCAAATCAAACAAACTATTACCGATCCGAGCTTCTAAAACCAAGCGCAGACCTTGTTATTAAGAAAGCTTAGTTAGTGTAATTACTGCAATCGTTGCCTCGAAATCTCAAATATATTACGAAGTTATTAATTCCGTATTATGAAACAACTATTCGTTAATAAAATTCGATtggaaataattgttaaatAATGCTGTTATTTCGAAGTACATTTCGAGTAACACTGacgattaattttaaaataaggtTCGACGATTATATTCAAGTTTTGTCGTTTCAAAGCGTGGAATTATTAACGGATATTATTGTTTCTTTAGAACAGCGTGAAAGGGGAGTGCTCGTGAGAGATCAATTAGTCTGTTAATAACGCAGGTGAGTAATTACCGCTGCAGTTTTCTTCGCCACTATTTCCCTCGTGCCCCACGTAACATCGTTCAGGTTACAGATCGCGTAAATAATAAGCAACACGTACATCGAAGGTACAGTTACGAGATAGATGACGCTGTACAGTAGGCAGTACACTTCCTCCGGGTGCAATAACGCGGTTATCATCACCTGACTTATCATCAACACTAGAAACAACGCGCTTGGCGAAAAAGCACCGTCCTTTGTGATATTTATCGCGATCCCAACGAGGACAGCTATCATTATCATGCCGTAAATGGTGCTGATCACTGCCGCTACGTACACCTATTACACCGTTGTTAATATTAATCGACTGCGTTTAGGGCTAATCGTGCAGAAAATGATACATCGAGGGACCAGTAATTTCGAGGACCAAAAGTTACACTTTTCTTCATTCggtattaaaaaattcttattaCTCGACTTTAAAACAGATATAGAAGGACGTTGAATGTAGAGGAACGGTCTAACCAACGATACAAAGATTATCTTCGCGATAAAGTTACGGTAACTCGTTATGGGACTGAGATTTTGGAAAGTCTTCGGCGGGGAGAATTCCTCTAGTCCGCGAATCGAAACTGTGATAAGCGACTTGATGAGCagtaaaattaattgaaaaatcTAGGATCGAATGCATATTTTTTCATCGTACGCTAGTTCAAGTTCGATCAAACTCGATCAAATTGACGTACCAGCAGGCACAAGTAAATATCCTCGATGTACCATTTGCACTCCTGTTAAAACACGGAAAGCGTAAGGTGTATTGGCAAACAAGGAAGCAAAGAAAAGCACTTTCCATCTTGAATCCTGAATCCCTGGACCCGGTTTTAATGGTAGCACGACGAACCTTGCAACCTTTTAGATTATTAATATTCGAAAGGAGCTCGAGATTGACTCGAGAAATGGTTATTGACAAATGTCGTGCGAAGCGAGAGTCCCTCCCAAAAAAAGAATGGTGACCAACTAGAAACGAACCTTTTTGGTCTTTTTCACTTGGACTTCGCGGGTGCCCCAGGAGACGACGTTCAGATTTATGATGGAGTAAAGGATCAGAAGAAGGTACATGGAGGGGATCGATAGGAGATAAATAATTCCTGGCACGATACACCAAAATTCTTGGGGGTGCAAACAGGCTGCTATGAAGAAGGAGCTGGACAAGGATATCAAGAATATCGCGGATGGCGATCCTATACCGTCCTCTCCGAGCTGGAGGGCCGTACCTACGATCACGGCCATCATTATCATCGCGTATCCTGTCGACAATATTTGCGCGCACAGAAGCTGAAAGGCAAGGGGCGTTGAATTCACTGGAAGCGGACGATTCTCGATCGATATTCACGGAGCTGATCGACTTACCTGTATGTTCGCCTTACACGTGAAACAAATGATCATAAAAAGCAGAATGGGTATAATATTATAGTAGAAGCTGGTCCAGTTGTCGATCTTGAAGGCTGCCACGAACGCACCCACCAACATGAGAAATATCGTACCTGGTCCCAGGATGGTACCGCCTGAAAGAAAAGtcgaggaactgttcaacgccaGAGTTGAGATATTTATTAAACATTTTCAACCATGATATTcgatcaaaaataaattttttttttagtgcTTTTTTAGTAATCAAGGTTTCAGACTCGGTGTCTTAGACTAGCTTTTCCTAGCTGAGGCCTGCAACAGGGTTTGGTTGGATTTGTAAATACTTTTTCAATCATATAAACTTATTCAAACTTTATAGGATTTCTTGCGAGGATGGTTGGAATTATCTGATTTTAGTGTAATTTTATCGAATATTTTGAAGTTATTTAATTCGCTAAACTGACCCATGAGCAAGATCTGGTAGGAGATGTAAGGAAGAGAGATATTGTCGTTGATTTTGATCGTTCGTTTCGCGTCCATCAGAAGGTCCATGATGTTTGCTATGGTTGAAGGTACCCATCGACGACGTTGATTGTAAAATTCGTTGAAACCCTCGGGCGCGTGTGTATAGGCGTCGCTGGCCGCCGAATACTCGACCTGTAACGTTTAATAAAAAATGTTCCAAAATATGGGGAACAGCTTTCCGCTCATTCCACGAACCTAACGCTTTTAGGACAATTTTTTGGTTGTCAGagtgaaaaatattataaaagttACAGAAGGAAATTAGTGCAATCTCGTATTTCGTTCCATCATCTTTAAATCAATCTCCAATGTATGTACCCTGTAGCCTCGTTGCAAGAGCAACGTGCAGAGCCATCTGTCCTCCCCCTGATCGTACTGAACGTAATGTTTGGCCTCGTCTGATCTCGTGGTGTATTTTTTCATCACGTTGTCGTCCATCAGAGCCTTTCCTCTGAAGAGCGAGAAGCAACCGGGACTGCAAAGCACGCAACCAATCATGTGCTCCGTGGCCTTCTGCAGCCAATGACCGATCGCGTACTCGAACATCTGATACCAAACCATGGGACCTGCGCGCGACAGAAAGAGCAAGAAAGACGTTAGTCCTCGAATCGAACCTAACCTGTTCGTTTCTTTCGTCCACGGGACTCACCGGATCCGACAGGATGGATGCGACCGCAAGCAGCGCCTAGATTCTTGTTCTTCTTCATCAAATCCACGAGCAATTTCACGGCAGCCGGTTGGAAATCGATGTCACCGTCCAGGGTGAGCAAATAAGTATTTTCCGCGATCACCTCTTTACGGTCCACGCTGATCGGCAGCTCCATCAATCTGTGCCCCAGCAAGTAATACATGTACATAACCTAGAAACAGAGAAAAATTAAAACCCCTTGACGCACGATTCAATTGCATATTCTCAAACGTGTACTCTTTGATCTCGTTTGAATTTCTTCGTGCATGCGATAGACATGTATGAATTTGTTGATTTCGAATGTTTCCTATACCTGACTCCAACGTTTCCTGTGACGGATCTTGCTCTTGTCTTTCAGATGAGCGATCATCTTCGTTTTCCCAGGCAGAGTCCAGACCAATCTACCACCATAAGGGGTTGGATACTTCTTCGGGGCCCTCACGTGCATCCTAGTTTGATGAACGTCCGACGCAGCCTCGTCCAATGTGCCCACCAGCAATTTAACGAACCTGTTCACTTGCGATTCGTTCTCGTCGTGGTCGGATAACTCGAACGCGTCGTCGAAGAAAATGTGAGCTACGTAAGCAAGTTTATTTCTTATTATTGTCGGAAAGAagtttgaaaaaataattttttcgtagaagttcttactttcgaattcgtAGTAGTCCGGATCGACGACTTTCAGATACTTTTGAGCGACTCGTCTGGCGCATTGATCCTCGTCGAGGCGTAGGATACTCTTTAAAAATTCCATCATTTCCTCCTTGTTCTCGTGCCACATCGTGGCGCAGGCATAGATTCTAGTTACGTGATCGCTGCTTTTTACTACCGACGGGGGTGTAGTTGTGCCGTCGGTATGCTCGTATATAGTCTCGTAATCTCCGTCTCCTTTTTCTTTCTCTATctctgccagatcctgcgtgCAAACACCcgcaaatatttatatatttaattattcgaGTTCATCTCTTTAGCCGCCATTTTCATCAATATGGCGACCATTCGTCCGTGtcgaactctgataattaattcGTTTTCTGGGAGGGTTGTTTTTAATTTAACAAAACTTTGTCCGGTCTCTGTGGAAGCGCCTTTACGGGATTTAAACTCGAGAAACAACAATGATGGTCCAAAATGTACACGAATAACTAATTCTAGCCTCAAAATAAATCTTGTTTAAATTGAAAATCTGCATCGATCGACTCGATTTAAAATCTATTCGAGTGGTTGGAGTTTTAATAGAATTCGAAGTCGTCGGAATAGACTAGAacagtccaaactagaaaattgcAAATTTGCAAGAATAATAAATTAACCACCTGATCAAATTCGGGATCTATGAAATTTTTACAGGATTAATTTTTAAAGGGGTTAATTTGTGAAGGGTTGTTTTACCTCGACTTTGACCTCCGGTTGATCGTCCCGTTTCCGGTTGAGACTCATCGACTGATCGATAAGCAAAGAGTCGTACATAGGAACGACGAAAAGCTTCTCCGTGGCTGCGAGACGCTCGCATTTCGGTGTCCAGACATGCAGAGTGATCCAGGTTTGAGACAATAGCCAGAGCAACCATACCCAGGCGTATTGCTTGGACACAAAATCGCTGAGAAAGTACAATGGCGgggactcgtagaacagataatCCGGTATAGTGCCGTGGAAAATGCATGGATCGCCGTTTCTCAAACCGCAGGCGGCGATCAACAGAGAGATCGATACAGGGATCGTCAGATTTACAGGGAAGGCGTAGCTGAAACCCTGTATCAGAATTTTGCAGGCGAATTTACCTAGAAAAAACATCATTTTTCTGTTACTTCGGTTTCTCAATATTTACAATACACTCTTGGAGATAATTATTAGAATTTTTCTAGATTTTAGTGATTTTTCAAACGATTTGTTGTAAATACTTTGGGGATTATCGATATAGAACCCTCACAGTGGAGACCTCTCTACGCTACTTAAGAAATTAGTCGGTCACGTGACGTCTCACGCAGCTGATCGCCAGTTTTGCTTAGATCGGTCTGCCGGTAGCACGTGGTTATATTTCTCGTTAATTCGCCGTCCAGTGATTCACTAATCTTTCACAGTACTCGAAATGTTTCTTATTGACTCGGAACCAAAACAAGTGTCTTTCGTGAACTACTTCTACGACGAAACGATATTATATTATGGCAAAGTTATTGGTATTCACCCCAAGCAATCGCGTAACAACGTTCTGACGTT
This region includes:
- the Kkv gene encoding hyaluronan synthase-like protein kkv yields the protein MSKNQAQNGMIPGDVAIAGADDFSDGESTPLTQDYGESQRMVVETKGWDVFRNPPPKIDSGSMADQRCLEATVQITKVIVYLLVFVIVLGSGVVAKGTILFMTSQLRADRKIVFCNKQFGRVKELAVTLPEEERIAWIWCIIIAFSVPEFGTFIRSLRICIFKSWKKPPAAHFLLVFLMETCHVVGLALMFMAVLPDLDVVKGAMLTNCVCFVPGLLGLLSRNKNKDESKRFVLVLIDIAALAAQGTSFVLWPLLDSSRPSLWLIPPALFLVSCGWWENYVSMQSPFGFVRSLGRVKKELRLTRYFTYIFMSAWKIVAFFISTLLILHVKGETVGHLFTMLTSAFGNHQITVSMVRQDSNNMITDISDIFETGDKIPADVTTPIYVLLLQIFGAYFAYIFGKFACKILIQGFSYAFPVNLTIPVSISLLIAACGLRNGDPCIFHGTIPDYLFYESPPLYFLSDFVSKQYAWVWLLWLLSQTWITLHVWTPKCERLAATEKLFVVPMYDSLLIDQSMSLNRKRDDQPEVKVEDLAEIEKEKGDGDYETIYEHTDGTTTPPSVVKSSDHVTRIYACATMWHENKEEMMEFLKSILRLDEDQCARRVAQKYLKVVDPDYYEFETHIFFDDAFELSDHDENESQVNRFVKLLVGTLDEAASDVHQTRMHVRAPKKYPTPYGGRLVWTLPGKTKMIAHLKDKSKIRHRKRWSQVMYMYYLLGHRLMELPISVDRKEVIAENTYLLTLDGDIDFQPAAVKLLVDLMKKNKNLGAACGRIHPVGSGPMVWYQMFEYAIGHWLQKATEHMIGCVLCSPGCFSLFRGKALMDDNVMKKYTTRSDEAKHYVQYDQGEDRWLCTLLLQRGYRVEYSAASDAYTHAPEGFNEFYNQRRRWVPSTIANIMDLLMDAKRTIKINDNISLPYISYQILLMGGTILGPGTIFLMLVGAFVAAFKIDNWTSFYYNIIPILLFMIICFTCKANIQVYVAAVISTIYGMIMIAVLVGIAINITKDGAFSPSALFLVLMISQVMITALLHPEEVYCLLYSVIYLVTVPSMYVLLIIYAICNLNDVTWGTREIVAKKTAAELEQEKREAEEAKRKAKQKSLLGFLQNGVGSNDDEEGSIEISLAGLFKCMFCTHGQASNEKQQLVAIAESLDQLGKRLETMERVLDPHGHANASRRRASSVGSRSADHLRVIGEEDQECHSDTETVTSQHTEANREGSNFLSRPYWLSDDGLKKGEIEVLSLQEEQFWKDLLEKYLYPIDEDKAEKARIAKDLRDLRDQSVFAFFMLNALFVLIVFLLQLNKDLLHVKWPFGIKSNITYNEILQEVHITKEYLQLEPIGLVFVFFFALILVIQFTAMLFHRFGTFAHILASTSLDWYCCKKTKDLSEEALLSKHVVEIVRDLQRLDGMEGDYEEGSGSGPGRRKTIRNLEKSRRKTQAINTLDVAFRQRFFSMSDGNGLPRNMSTRRSAKAFKAFEGRRNSIMAMRRKSQMQTLGANNIFGVAGNPLGIQGRPSRSSQISVKDVFEGHGGHANSAYEPDENTGSSLRLQNLGQSTWREANTNI